The Populus nigra chromosome 4, ddPopNigr1.1, whole genome shotgun sequence genome contains the following window.
AAACTATCTGGTTAGAAGAAAAGAACTACATCACAGGTTTCACCAATCTGAACGACAGAAAACCCAAACATTCATGCATTGTAAATCAAGTAAATCTTACCTGATCTAATTCCACTGATCCCTTTTCTGTTCTCTCATTTCCCACCATTGTTCTTTACTATACTACgaggaattttttttgtagctTCACATAAGTTCACAGTAGTTCTGGATGGATGGTTAAGATGAGAGAGCATACCTTTGATCTGACATGACCACTAGAAGTGTGTTTTCTGATACTTCGATGATTGGTGATTGAATGTCCGACGCTTAACTGGTAGTTGCTCTTTAAGTATTAATTGGATACCAAATTGAACCCGTTAGGCCTGTCTTTTCTGATACTTTATTGATTGGTGATTAAACTCTCCTAGTTAACATGCATTAGCTGGCAGAAAAACTTTAGCCGGCAATGACAATAATAGAAACTTCCTCATTTCTTAGGTTTGAATACCAAGATCAACGGTTATGTTTCATGTAAGTGTATTTTGTACCTTTGATTTTGAATCCAGAAAAATAACATCACAATCTCAAAGACAAAGCAAAACACTCTCATAAAACAAAGGTGTGCAACAATTCCAAACCCAGAAGATGCatctatttctttatggttGAAGTTTTGTTTGTAACATCTTTTTGACTGGTTTCAGTGGTAGAGAGTTCCCTCTCGTTCATGTTAATTGATCATGGTCTGATTTTTCCCACCCTCTTTTATTTACTGTTATGCAGTGACTGAAGTTCATGGAAGAACATTTGGAGTTTGGACACTATTGACTTGCACTCTTTGCTTTCTTTGTGCATTCAATCTTGATAACAAGCCACTTTATTTGGCCACCTTTTTATCGTTCATCTATGCCTTCGGGCATTTCTTGACTGAATACCTCATATATCAGACGATGGCCATTGCAAACTTGACTACCGTGAGCATCTTTGCAGGTATGCTTGTTTCTTAGCAGACCTgaaatgtttgatttttctgTCCTTGTATCACTTATCTACCAATATTTTTCATGCCCAACCAGGGGCGGAACTAGAAAATTTTAACTGGGGGTGCCATCATAAAAACTATAAGGTTGGGGagcaaatattttattcttagaggggctaaatgaataatttttatgaaaaaatgaaaatttaaggactaaaattaaatttttaaaaactttgaagacaatttatatatatagtgctATAAATTTGGCAAACAGCAGCAAACAGTTGATGATGGCCCATGCGTTAGGAAATTCTATGCATCTTCATGAACTTGGACCACCTATAATGCACCTAGCTAGTTTCCATGCTTAGAGTTGGAGAATGTTTCAAGGGAGTAAATAAAACATCCTGTTCTTTTAATGCAATGGAAGTTAACTAATGAGGGTTAATGTTTCATAGTAAAAAATTGCAGGCCTAGTTTATTATGCATAGATGATACCTACAGAAAGCTTGGGGGTGCCAAGCACCCCCCCAAAGCTTGCCGTAGGTCTGCCCCTTTGCCCAACCCATTTTGGGTCTAGGTTTAGTTTTGCATAGCCTGCTTGCAAGTTGCAAGTCTGGTTTGTTGTGCATACTGTGGAATACTGGGATACAAGTTTTTTGGTTTTCCACTGAATCCTAAGGTAAAGGTAGATCGGCGTGAGCTTACGGTTTATATTTCCAGCCAAATTGCGCATTTTCacaattttatttgttctcTTGACAGAAGATCATCATGCAACTTTAGAAAAATCTCTTTCTTTGGTCTCCATTTAGTTCACCTGTTCCTTTCAATCAGGTACATCAATAGTGTGGATGCTTATTCAGTGGAATGCGCATCAAAAGAGCCATCCAAAGCATCCATGAAACTGGGATGTTATTTTGCCTTTGACGCGCAGGTCTTTCTTGCTGATCTTGAGGGAGGTTTTGCTACTCGTTTCCAGCTTCTAACTTGGATTTCTGACACCGCATGCCAAGGCTTATAGCTCGCCTTGCTTGTTAGACATGCCATTAACTGGACCGCTGTTTTAATAATGTTCTTAATTTCAGCTTCGAATGcttcaattatattaaaatttttggaAAGCACGCGAAAGATTACTGGCTTCCTGCATGCTGTAATCGTCTGAATTTATTGAGGGTCAAAACTTCAATTAATCTCTGTTCAAGGCTATTGTTATACCTGCAGTCacattatatttttggattatttttcaaattattaagtTTATCTTTGCTGTTACAGTCAAAGATAAACCATTTTATGatcaattattaaaactaataaataaattattaatagagttagaatacttttttttttactctaacaAATTAAACTGATATAACGTATTCATAAATAATGAACATGCTTATAAGGTtcataattgaattatttttaaccaaataaagacgtttatatttatttaaaaatacaataaatatggGAGGAAACTTTTCCTCAAAAATACCCCGAAGTTGAAGTTAAGTTAATTGGTAAAAGTCAAATCGCCTTCGGAAACTTGATGGATGGATGAGGTTATTTGGCAGTTTTGAGAAAGTAAATAAGTTGAAaggaaataaacaaataaattatatactCTATTGGGAAAATTTTAAACTCACATGTCCTAATATTGTAAAAATTTCGTGTGTTGATGTTTGTTTAATGCAAGCTATTATCATTACCaagttgtttttgaaaatattttttattttttatttttaaaaattatttttaatattagtatatcaaaataaactaaaaataaaaaaaatttaaattaaaaaatttatttataaaactaaaaaacaaacaaatgagTTTGagttcaaaacttcaaatactTGCCAACAAGGTGGACTTCAAGCCCCCGACTGGGCATTGCATTGGCAATCTAGGATTATTGAATGCTCTTCTTTTCTGTAAGTGAATCAAGTTTTGCACTGAACACTGTCTGGCTACACAAGGAGAGACTTCTCTCTCTACTGGTCCCTTCTATTTCCAGAGGACAAATACCTTTTCTTCCTGTACTTAGCCTACTTGGGGTGTGCCCCTCCTTGCCCTCTCTTTACACAGAGATTGAAGGAGATGgactcatttttttctcttctaatcACTCATGCAGATTGTTTGATCATCCAACTGCACTTATCATGTTCAATTTCAGTAAGTTCATCGAGGCATATAAGGGAATTTAGAGACATAAATAAACAGAAACATGTATGTACAATTGCTCACCCTAGGCTACAGTTTACAGGAACACAGAATGTCTAGGACTTCAAATCACCCACTTCCAGAGGGTGGATATTTTAACCACACCAAATAACTTGCTTCCTGTCCCGCTATGTAGCGACGACAGGCTGATCCTCAGCAACTTAGGCGGAATCAGAAGGAAAGAACACCTACATCCTCACTAGCAGTCACTAACTAATGCAGAGCTTTTTCTCTGCATTCTCTCTCTGATGGTTCATACAAGTATATATCCTAAATGCTCCTGCTTATTTATCATTATTCTAGCTCATGGCTTGTAAGATCAGAATCCGACCTTCCCTGCAGCATTTGCATCAAGCTTCATGACCCGTTCTAGTATTTAATAGAAAGAGAGGCCGTGGCTTTCCCTAAAACCCCCCCTCCATCAATATGATCATCAATCAATGAACGGGAATCCAAGCCGATATCTTTTGCATCATTTCCGTATGGACCTGACCTGATTGGGTAAAAAACAACCTCCTCATTGCCATGGCTTTTATACCCTGCTCTAATTTTATGTGTTCTGCATTATCTATCTCGTTTTCCTTAATCTTTCTCAGACCTCCAATCCCAAGTTGTGTGATTATTGATTGGGAGTTCTGCATCACAGAGCTAGATGCATCA
Protein-coding sequences here:
- the LOC133691354 gene encoding ergosterol biosynthetic protein 28; protein product: MKALGWWLMLVGSLRLASVWFGFFDIWALRLAVFSNTTMTEVHGRTFGVWTLLTCTLCFLCAFNLDNKPLYLATFLSFIYAFGHFLTEYLIYQTMAIANLTTVSIFAGTSIVWMLIQWNAHQKSHPKHP